A region of Selenomonadales bacterium 4137-cl DNA encodes the following proteins:
- a CDS encoding glucose-6-phosphate isomerase, which translates to MLTLPSGFAFDYANLYGDGKVTGADIAGIAGRIAAAHAAVGHMRATGEVRGHLSKDGVPEKVLFSQLPYVAAGNLNSPESIRRLKDFGASLRHRTDAVIHFGIGGSYLGNRVLFDAHCGEFWNSRSPEERGGYPELYFSGNNLDPLRTDDLIKHIRAAAAEKTPYRLLLVVVSKSGGTLDTMGSFMVVHEALRQVPGLELSVVAVTDPAGGDKATLLKKLANDSGWPTFAVPDGVGGRFSVFSEVGLVTAACIGFDLDAFLAGARSMDQACLEGDPRTNPALLNAVLKYLAAANHGRNIEIFMPYADRLKAVAEWYVQLLAESLGKRTDRQGREVFYGRTPVVAVGTTDMHAQTQQHQDGARDKVVQFVRVAAWDSDPVIPDAFPSARELTKISSLRMSQALDAALEANAQALAADGRYSAVFHLPHLDAFHLGELLYLLALSVAYEGELADVDAFDQPGVEAYKRIMSPKLAALKQAGR; encoded by the coding sequence ATGCTTACCCTTCCCTCGGGCTTCGCGTTCGACTACGCCAACCTCTACGGCGACGGCAAAGTAACCGGCGCCGACATCGCCGGCATCGCCGGCCGCATCGCCGCCGCCCACGCCGCCGTCGGCCATATGCGGGCCACCGGCGAAGTGCGCGGCCACCTATCCAAAGACGGCGTCCCCGAAAAAGTTCTCTTCAGCCAGCTCCCTTACGTCGCCGCCGGCAATCTCAACTCCCCCGAATCCATCCGGCGGCTCAAGGACTTCGGCGCCTCCCTCCGCCACCGCACCGACGCCGTCATCCACTTCGGCATCGGCGGCTCCTACCTTGGCAACCGCGTCCTCTTCGACGCCCACTGCGGCGAATTCTGGAACAGCCGCTCCCCCGAAGAACGTGGCGGCTACCCCGAACTCTACTTCAGCGGCAATAACCTCGACCCCCTGCGCACCGACGATCTTATAAAACACATCCGTGCCGCCGCCGCGGAAAAAACGCCCTACCGACTCCTTCTGGTTGTCGTATCCAAATCGGGAGGCACCCTCGACACCATGGGCTCCTTCATGGTCGTCCACGAAGCCCTGCGCCAGGTTCCGGGGCTTGAACTCTCCGTCGTCGCCGTCACCGACCCGGCCGGGGGCGACAAAGCCACCCTCCTCAAAAAACTCGCCAATGACAGCGGCTGGCCCACCTTCGCCGTCCCCGACGGCGTCGGCGGCCGCTTCAGCGTATTTTCCGAAGTCGGCCTTGTTACTGCCGCCTGCATCGGCTTCGACCTTGACGCCTTCCTTGCCGGTGCGCGATCCATGGACCAAGCCTGCCTGGAAGGCGACCCGCGGACCAACCCCGCCCTTTTAAACGCCGTCCTCAAATACCTCGCCGCCGCCAACCATGGCCGCAACATCGAAATCTTCATGCCCTACGCCGACAGGCTCAAAGCCGTCGCCGAATGGTATGTCCAACTCCTGGCCGAGTCGCTCGGCAAACGCACCGACCGGCAGGGGAGGGAGGTCTTCTACGGCCGCACCCCCGTAGTCGCTGTCGGCACCACCGACATGCACGCCCAAACCCAGCAGCACCAGGACGGCGCCCGCGACAAAGTCGTCCAGTTCGTCCGTGTCGCCGCCTGGGACAGCGACCCCGTCATCCCCGACGCCTTCCCGTCTGCCCGCGAACTAACCAAAATCTCTTCCCTGCGTATGAGCCAGGCTCTCGACGCCGCCCTCGAAGCCAACGCCCAGGCCCTCGCCGCCGACGGCCGCTACAGCGCCGTATTCCACCTGCCGCACCTCGACGCCTTCCACCTCGGCGAACTCCTTTACCTGCTCGCCCTCTCCGTCGCCTACGAAGGCGAACTGGCCGACGTCGACGCCTTCGACCAGCCCGGCGTGGAAGCATACAAAAGAATAATGTCTCCCAAATTGGCAGCTTTGAAACAGGCAGGACGTTGA
- a CDS encoding LicD family protein: MKEDLQSLFPDNRAMGDTTLRQAQLVMLRMLRILDHICRKHGIPYWLESGTLLGAVRHGGFIPWDDDADIAMLRADFERFRKIAAEELPEDLFFQTAETDADYRDVLPRIRDRNSIFVEKDKGYVPHYRGIYLDIFPYDSYPHRAILEMLTLRHRLRQFRRRFPKGSVSRALYMSGLFTVGLPLILPLYAAEWSAKRFRDRFFNRPGQDLLSFGVEFYYKVPRVRKDIFPLREVSFEGYKFFAPNRPDTYLLKKYGDLAVPPEGQRKTHAREIIVNVPLGM, translated from the coding sequence TTGAAAGAGGATTTGCAGTCGCTTTTCCCCGACAACCGCGCGATGGGGGATACGACGCTCCGCCAGGCGCAGTTGGTGATGCTGCGCATGCTGCGCATCTTGGACCATATATGCCGCAAGCACGGCATCCCCTACTGGCTGGAATCTGGCACGCTGCTTGGGGCGGTGCGCCACGGGGGGTTCATCCCCTGGGATGATGACGCGGATATAGCCATGCTCCGCGCCGACTTCGAGCGTTTCCGGAAAATCGCGGCGGAGGAGCTGCCGGAAGATCTATTTTTTCAGACCGCGGAGACGGACGCCGATTATCGGGACGTGTTGCCGCGAATCCGGGACAGAAACAGTATCTTTGTGGAGAAGGACAAGGGCTATGTTCCCCATTACCGGGGGATTTATCTGGATATCTTCCCGTACGATTCTTATCCTCACCGGGCTATCCTGGAGATGTTGACCCTCCGGCACCGGCTGCGACAGTTCCGAAGGCGGTTTCCCAAGGGATCCGTCAGCAGGGCGCTGTATATGAGCGGGCTGTTTACCGTCGGGCTGCCGCTTATCCTGCCTTTGTACGCGGCGGAGTGGAGCGCCAAGCGGTTCCGCGACAGGTTTTTCAACCGGCCCGGGCAGGATCTCCTTTCGTTCGGAGTCGAATTTTATTACAAGGTGCCGCGCGTGCGGAAGGATATCTTTCCGCTACGGGAGGTTTCCTTTGAAGGGTACAAGTTTTTCGCGCCTAACCGGCCCGATACGTACCTGCTGAAAAAATACGGCGATCTGGCGGTGCCGCCCGAAGGCCAGCGCAAGACCCACGCGCGCGAGATCATCGTCAACGTGCCGCTGGGGATGTGA
- a CDS encoding YadA-like family protein has protein sequence MKPKTQRKMLALLTCFCLVTFSATPAFAANVEFGDNAEAGDPWGGPWWNPYTTNNDNTAIGDSAKAGRGLSPNSDNDWNIAIGASSLAGSYGDNNDFNTALGNQAQAGSHGSRNVDNTAIGYQAKAGTDGSDNKDNLAIGDGAKAGVGNNNTNNAAIGNGAQAGVGDNKSNNIALGGNAQANGGDSTAVGVGAKANGASSSAFGQAALATGENSTAIGQSAWATGKNSSASGQYSFAEGDNSTATGQNAYAMGANSTATGQNALAKGNFSTATGQDSRATGEYSTATGQYAQATGENSTATGAWSEAQGYNSTANGVKAKASAVDSTAGGAWSEASGTASTAYGAHAKAQGANSTATGESAKASKSNASAFGQGAWATGTNSTATGQFSWAHGNNSTATGQNAQATGQDSSAFGQGAVASGNYSAAFGQDARATGYESTAVGEDARATDTQSTAVGNNSYARGEHASAIGAYSEAAAHGTAVGFDSYAGERGTATGDDSYAGYRGTATGFDSYADERGTASGYDSYAGYRGTASGYNSEAGAYGTATGANTQAGYMDTVSGYNARAYSDYSTVTGANSVALGERATVTGANSAALTSGTATGEDSFAGIAGTATGTDSTARFLGTATGADSYASFFGTASGALSEARMFGTASGFGSYAGVLGTATGAGSYASFAGTAYGVASSAGVGGTAAGIGSQAGNLGTAVGAGSYAADGSVALGAGAQANAANSVALGNNSVATQDNTVSVGSPGSERRITNVADGLHSTDAVNLRQLKDLSSRVDRVGALSAAMSGLAPLDYDPEQPTQLAVGVGTYAGQQAVAIGLYHYGGGKDVLLNLGFAMASSEKMARAGVTWRIGHKKSDKAVEKSDEAVPASAQPAPGSRLLKVIEDAKAAEVKE, from the coding sequence ATGAAACCCAAGACTCAAAGGAAAATGCTGGCGCTATTGACATGCTTCTGTCTGGTGACTTTCAGCGCCACGCCGGCGTTCGCGGCGAACGTCGAATTTGGCGACAATGCAGAGGCTGGCGATCCCTGGGGCGGCCCTTGGTGGAACCCATACACCACCAACAACGACAACACGGCAATTGGCGATAGCGCAAAAGCTGGGCGAGGCCTAAGTCCCAACTCGGACAACGATTGGAACATCGCCATAGGTGCCTCCTCCCTGGCGGGTAGCTATGGCGACAACAACGACTTTAACACCGCGCTGGGCAATCAAGCCCAGGCCGGCAGCCACGGCAGTAGGAACGTGGACAATACTGCTATCGGCTATCAGGCCAAGGCCGGCACAGACGGCAGCGACAACAAGGACAACCTGGCCATCGGCGACGGCGCCAAGGCCGGGGTGGGCAACAACAACACCAATAATGCCGCCATCGGCAACGGCGCCCAGGCGGGTGTCGGCGACAACAAATCTAACAATATCGCGCTGGGCGGCAACGCGCAGGCCAACGGCGGCGACAGCACGGCCGTGGGCGTGGGCGCCAAAGCCAACGGCGCCAGCAGTAGCGCCTTCGGGCAAGCCGCCTTAGCTACGGGCGAAAACAGCACCGCCATCGGCCAGTCTGCCTGGGCTACGGGCAAAAACAGCTCAGCCTCTGGCCAGTATTCCTTTGCTGAAGGCGATAACAGTACGGCCACCGGCCAGAATGCCTACGCTATGGGCGCCAATAGCACCGCGACCGGCCAGAACGCGCTGGCGAAAGGAAACTTTAGCACGGCCACCGGTCAAGATTCGAGGGCTACAGGTGAATACAGCACGGCCACCGGCCAGTACGCTCAGGCCACCGGCGAGAACAGCACCGCGACCGGCGCCTGGAGCGAAGCTCAGGGCTACAACAGCACCGCAAACGGTGTAAAGGCCAAGGCTAGCGCTGTCGACAGCACTGCAGGAGGCGCGTGGAGCGAGGCCAGCGGCACAGCAAGTACCGCCTATGGCGCCCACGCCAAGGCTCAGGGCGCCAACAGCACCGCCACGGGCGAGTCAGCCAAGGCGAGTAAGAGCAACGCCAGCGCGTTCGGGCAGGGCGCCTGGGCAACAGGTACAAACAGCACCGCCACAGGTCAGTTCTCCTGGGCTCACGGCAATAACAGCACGGCGACTGGGCAAAACGCCCAGGCAACCGGTCAGGACAGCAGCGCCTTCGGCCAGGGTGCCGTAGCGAGCGGCAATTACAGCGCGGCGTTCGGACAGGACGCCAGGGCGACCGGTTACGAAAGCACGGCGGTCGGTGAGGATGCCCGGGCAACCGATACCCAAAGCACCGCCGTCGGCAACAATAGCTACGCCAGAGGCGAACATGCCTCAGCCATCGGCGCTTACAGCGAAGCTGCCGCCCATGGTACGGCCGTAGGCTTTGACAGCTACGCCGGCGAGCGCGGCACAGCTACCGGCGACGACAGCTACGCCGGATACCGCGGCACGGCCACCGGCTTCGACAGCTACGCCGACGAGCGCGGCACGGCCTCCGGTTACGACAGCTACGCCGGATACCGCGGCACCGCCTCCGGGTACAACAGCGAAGCGGGCGCCTACGGCACCGCGACCGGTGCGAATACCCAGGCCGGGTACATGGACACCGTGTCCGGGTACAATGCCCGTGCGTACAGCGATTACAGCACGGTCACCGGCGCCAACAGCGTCGCCCTGGGCGAACGGGCCACGGTCACCGGCGCCAACAGCGCCGCTCTGACTAGTGGGACCGCTACCGGGGAAGACAGCTTCGCCGGCATCGCCGGTACCGCCACCGGCACCGATAGCACGGCCAGATTCCTTGGCACGGCTACCGGCGCAGACAGCTATGCCAGCTTCTTCGGCACCGCCTCCGGCGCGCTGAGCGAAGCGCGGATGTTTGGTACCGCTTCAGGCTTCGGCAGCTACGCGGGCGTCCTCGGCACCGCCACCGGCGCTGGCAGCTATGCGAGCTTCGCAGGTACCGCGTACGGAGTTGCCAGCTCCGCCGGTGTGGGCGGTACCGCGGCCGGCATCGGCAGCCAGGCCGGAAATCTGGGTACGGCTGTGGGCGCAGGCAGCTACGCCGCGGACGGCTCCGTGGCGCTCGGCGCGGGCGCTCAAGCCAATGCCGCCAACAGCGTGGCACTCGGCAACAATTCGGTCGCTACTCAGGACAATACCGTATCTGTCGGTTCGCCCGGCAGCGAGCGGCGGATCACTAACGTGGCGGACGGCCTTCACAGCACCGACGCGGTTAATCTCCGCCAACTGAAAGATCTCTCTTCGCGCGTGGACCGCGTGGGCGCCTTATCGGCAGCCATGTCGGGCCTGGCCCCGCTGGACTATGATCCCGAGCAGCCGACTCAGCTTGCCGTCGGCGTCGGCACTTACGCCGGCCAGCAGGCTGTTGCCATCGGCCTCTACCATTACGGCGGCGGCAAGGACGTGCTCCTCAATCTGGGCTTCGCGATGGCCAGCAGCGAAAAGATGGCCCGCGCGGGCGTAACCTGGCGGATCGGCCACAAAAAGTCGGATAAAGCCGTCGAGAAGAGCGACGAGGCTGTCCCGGCTTCGGCCCAGCCCGCTCCCGGCTCGCGGCTCCTGAAGGTCATCGAGGACGCGAAGGCCGCAGAGGTCAAAGAGTAA
- a CDS encoding secretin N-terminal domain-containing protein encodes MRTKRYIALVSLLLLLFAGRAAAGPLVNMNVVNTEVRDVLTALASVGGVSIVADDSASGKITIQLTNVPFETALDLVTKTKGLVYQRMGNVIVVATPEKLSKGFGNVQIIKINYAQAAEIKKTLALIIPEERLKVDQATNSIIFSGSPAEAASIRETLEELDVPYRQISLEAQVVSINKTASKNLGIDWKWSGLPAKTEYDTSTTSGSTTTQTTVTREYPGVISFGRTPEGRKYEFTFQATLNALLTKGDAKILAKPNITTLDGKQANILIGDRIPVLVEKTENGKTTNTIEYVEAGIRLKYTPRINADGLITAVVHTEVSTPTLVTEMKAYRISTREAETNVRMKDGETMVIGGLINTEESGGKNRIPGLADLPILGKLFESNSKSKSETEVMIFLTARIVK; translated from the coding sequence ATGCGGACTAAAAGATACATCGCGCTTGTCAGCCTGCTGCTGCTACTGTTCGCCGGCCGGGCGGCCGCCGGGCCGCTCGTCAACATGAATGTCGTCAACACCGAAGTGCGCGACGTGCTCACCGCCCTGGCCAGCGTCGGCGGCGTCAGCATCGTCGCCGACGACTCGGCTTCCGGAAAGATTACCATCCAACTCACCAATGTCCCCTTCGAAACCGCCCTCGATTTGGTCACCAAGACCAAGGGACTCGTCTACCAGCGGATGGGTAACGTAATCGTCGTCGCCACCCCCGAAAAACTCAGCAAAGGCTTCGGCAACGTCCAGATCATCAAGATCAACTACGCCCAGGCCGCCGAAATCAAAAAAACCCTCGCTCTCATCATCCCCGAAGAGCGGCTCAAGGTCGACCAGGCGACCAACTCCATCATCTTCAGCGGCTCGCCGGCCGAAGCGGCCAGCATCCGCGAGACGCTCGAAGAACTCGACGTCCCCTACCGGCAGATATCCCTCGAAGCCCAGGTGGTATCCATCAACAAAACCGCCAGCAAGAACCTCGGCATCGACTGGAAATGGTCGGGCCTGCCCGCCAAGACCGAATACGATACATCGACAACCTCCGGCTCCACCACCACCCAAACCACCGTCACCCGCGAATACCCCGGCGTCATCAGCTTCGGCCGCACCCCCGAGGGCCGGAAGTACGAATTCACCTTCCAGGCCACCCTGAACGCCCTACTCACCAAAGGCGACGCCAAAATCCTCGCCAAGCCCAACATCACCACCCTCGACGGCAAGCAAGCCAACATCCTCATCGGCGACCGCATCCCCGTCCTCGTGGAGAAAACCGAAAACGGCAAAACGACCAACACCATCGAATACGTCGAAGCCGGCATAAGGCTCAAATACACCCCCCGCATCAACGCCGACGGCCTGATAACCGCCGTCGTCCATACCGAAGTCAGCACCCCCACCCTCGTCACCGAGATGAAAGCCTACCGCATCAGCACCCGTGAAGCCGAAACCAACGTCCGCATGAAAGACGGCGAGACCATGGTCATCGGCGGCCTGATCAACACCGAGGAATCGGGAGGCAAAAACCGCATCCCGGGGCTGGCCGACCTGCCCATCCTCGGCAAACTGTTCGAAAGCAACTCCAAATCCAAATCGGAAACCGAAGTCATGATTTTCCTGACGGCCCGGATAGTTAAATAG
- a CDS encoding response regulator transcription factor, whose translation MPIRILIADDHALLRQGIKNVLELESDFSIVAEAGDGEEAVRKADEAVPDIALLDINMPRLNGLEVTKRIRAAQPGVKVIILTIHDDESYVVEVVKAGAAGYLLKDVEPGMLIKAIRTVYEGESFIYPTLARKLFGEITRLEEERRHGPASILQHGRDERLTLRELEVLQLIAKGLSNQEIAHKLFLSEKTVKNHLTNIFRKIDVADRTQAVLYAIKNKIVVLD comes from the coding sequence ATGCCGATCCGGATTCTGATCGCCGACGACCACGCCCTGCTTCGGCAAGGCATCAAAAACGTGCTCGAACTCGAAAGCGATTTCTCCATCGTCGCCGAAGCCGGCGACGGCGAGGAAGCGGTGCGCAAGGCCGACGAAGCGGTTCCCGACATAGCCCTCCTGGACATCAACATGCCGCGCCTCAACGGCCTGGAAGTCACCAAACGCATCCGCGCCGCCCAGCCTGGCGTCAAAGTCATCATCCTCACCATTCATGACGACGAAAGCTATGTGGTCGAAGTCGTCAAAGCGGGCGCCGCCGGCTACCTCCTCAAGGACGTCGAGCCCGGCATGCTCATCAAAGCCATCCGGACCGTCTACGAGGGAGAATCGTTCATCTATCCCACCCTCGCCAGAAAACTTTTCGGCGAAATCACCCGCCTCGAGGAAGAACGGCGTCACGGCCCCGCCAGCATCCTCCAGCACGGCCGCGACGAACGCCTTACCCTGCGCGAGCTCGAAGTCCTGCAGCTCATCGCCAAAGGCCTCAGCAACCAGGAAATCGCCCACAAACTCTTCCTCAGCGAAAAAACCGTCAAAAACCACCTCACCAACATCTTCCGTAAAATCGACGTCGCCGACCGCACCCAGGCCGTCCTCTACGCCATCAAAAACAAGATAGTCGTCCTCGACTGA
- a CDS encoding glycosyltransferase gives MLFPYWLTVVTVSLALYGLWHVFRDLLGLWAGGRPGRALSASLLVVVRNAEDSIEDNLRRLLYETALEPAWQEIIVVDHGSHDLTPAILDRLAAAYPLLKIVHLPPGARPVADAIPFCQGEVLEIIDLESRLGSADWDAAVSRLMRR, from the coding sequence TTGCTTTTCCCTTACTGGCTGACTGTCGTCACCGTCTCCCTCGCCCTCTACGGGCTATGGCACGTCTTCCGCGACCTGCTCGGCCTGTGGGCCGGCGGCCGGCCGGGCAGGGCCCTCAGCGCCAGCCTGCTCGTAGTCGTCCGCAACGCCGAAGACAGCATCGAGGACAATCTGCGCCGCCTGCTGTACGAAACCGCCCTCGAGCCGGCGTGGCAGGAAATAATCGTCGTCGATCACGGTTCCCACGACCTTACCCCCGCCATCCTCGACCGGCTGGCCGCCGCCTACCCGCTCCTTAAAATCGTCCATCTGCCGCCCGGCGCCAGGCCGGTCGCCGACGCCATCCCCTTCTGCCAGGGTGAAGTCCTCGAAATAATCGACCTCGAAAGCCGCCTGGGCAGCGCCGACTGGGACGCGGCCGTCAGCAGGCTCATGCGCCGCTAG
- a CDS encoding sugar phosphate isomerase/epimerase family protein, with product MRLIISAVTWDQYLRSGMCQLELVPVADKYGCAGIEFRPYWRSSMEELYEIQDFLAEYNLECTYAANDCLLAATEEGTRQSLLRVEKSLAKAERLGAKVLRVLVAVGPVAGAQLEAAWWRREIGLLIDAAAAKGIIIAVENAPNPTTGDAGLLRDLVAPFASPWFKVTFDTGNWLPAGWDPLQAADILAGHIGYVHLKDMIKRPDGFVPAYPGEGDMDLAAVIDKIEQTGYRGLYALEFPGGRSPASKVKASLKHLRKINIEFTK from the coding sequence ATGCGGCTCATCATCAGCGCCGTCACCTGGGACCAATACCTGCGCTCGGGGATGTGCCAGCTTGAGCTTGTGCCGGTGGCGGACAAATACGGCTGTGCCGGCATCGAATTCCGCCCCTACTGGCGAAGCTCCATGGAAGAACTCTACGAAATCCAGGACTTCCTGGCCGAATATAACCTTGAATGCACCTATGCGGCCAACGATTGTCTGCTGGCCGCCACCGAGGAAGGCACCCGCCAGTCACTGCTGCGGGTGGAAAAAAGCCTCGCCAAAGCCGAACGGCTGGGAGCCAAGGTATTGCGGGTCCTGGTAGCCGTCGGGCCGGTCGCCGGGGCGCAGCTCGAAGCCGCCTGGTGGCGGCGGGAGATCGGGCTGCTTATCGACGCCGCGGCGGCCAAAGGCATTATCATCGCCGTCGAGAACGCCCCCAACCCCACTACCGGCGACGCCGGACTCCTGCGCGACCTCGTCGCCCCGTTCGCCTCGCCGTGGTTCAAAGTCACCTTCGACACCGGCAACTGGCTGCCCGCCGGCTGGGACCCGCTGCAGGCCGCCGACATCCTCGCCGGCCACATCGGCTACGTTCACCTCAAAGACATGATCAAACGGCCGGACGGCTTCGTGCCCGCCTACCCGGGCGAAGGCGACATGGACCTCGCGGCCGTCATCGACAAAATTGAGCAAACAGGGTACCGGGGCCTCTACGCACTGGAATTTCCCGGCGGGCGCAGCCCGGCGTCCAAAGTCAAAGCCAGCCTCAAGCACCTGCGCAAAATCAACATCGAGTTTACCAAATAA
- a CDS encoding ATP-dependent RecD-like DNA helicase: MQSLTGTVESIVYRSDGDDFTVFRLVPARENVPVSVVGNFPAPLVGEELDLTGDWVEHSRFGRQFKAASCRRLAPTTVKGIERFLASGAIKGIGPATAARMVARFGDRTLEMLENYPHRLTEIEGIGAKKAAVIRASFAEHSDLREIMLFLETHGVTGAYAGRIYKHYGAAALAVLKENPYRLAAEVDGIGFRIADHIALALGHDKSDPARLTAGIEYALLQTAQTGHCCLPEEVLVQESAKLLGADAIDIAVCLAGLVRDNNLHTEDSQGTTLIYPGLLYHAETQVAARLKRLQERAFPAESGDAVRAVDAWEEREGITLAAAQREAVAAALRHGVLVLTGGPGTGKTVTVKGILAVLAEQGFKILLGAPTGRAAKRLSEACGREAATIHRLLEATGGREGAPQFLRDERTPLDADVVIIDEASMIDITLMYYLLRAVPEGCRFVLVGDVDQLPAVGPGSVLKDIIRSGTVPVVRLSEVFRQAGESVIVVNAHRINRGLFPDTRSSADFQFREVADEAAVAAAIVRLCGEELPAAGLDPLADVQVLSPMHRQQCGVENLNRLLQAALNPSTPARPSVGGGALRLGDKVMQTRNNYGKGVFNGDIGYIVGADSGIALVRYPDGDVLYEKAEIDELILAYAMSVHKSQGSEYPAVVMPLVAGHYIMLQRNLLYTAVTRAKQSVILLGTKAALNTALANDRTRRRYSLLAERLRGESLC; this comes from the coding sequence ATGCAGTCACTAACAGGTACGGTCGAAAGCATAGTATACCGCAGCGACGGCGACGACTTCACCGTCTTCCGCCTCGTGCCCGCGCGGGAAAATGTCCCTGTCAGCGTCGTCGGCAACTTTCCTGCGCCGCTCGTCGGCGAAGAACTGGACCTCACCGGCGACTGGGTCGAGCACAGCCGTTTCGGCCGGCAGTTCAAAGCCGCCTCCTGCCGCCGCCTGGCGCCCACCACCGTCAAGGGCATCGAACGCTTCCTGGCCTCCGGCGCCATCAAAGGCATCGGTCCGGCCACCGCCGCCCGCATGGTCGCCCGTTTCGGCGACCGCACCCTGGAAATGCTTGAGAACTATCCCCACCGCCTCACCGAAATAGAAGGCATCGGCGCCAAAAAAGCCGCCGTCATCCGCGCCTCCTTCGCCGAACACTCCGACCTCAGGGAAATAATGCTCTTCCTCGAAACCCACGGCGTCACCGGCGCGTATGCCGGCAGAATATATAAACACTACGGCGCGGCGGCCCTCGCCGTCCTCAAGGAAAACCCCTACCGGCTGGCCGCCGAGGTCGATGGCATCGGCTTCCGCATCGCCGACCACATCGCCCTTGCCCTCGGCCACGACAAAAGCGACCCCGCCCGGCTGACCGCCGGCATCGAATACGCCCTCCTGCAGACCGCCCAGACCGGCCACTGCTGCCTTCCCGAAGAAGTACTCGTACAGGAGAGCGCCAAACTCCTCGGCGCGGACGCCATCGATATAGCCGTCTGCCTAGCCGGCCTCGTGCGCGACAACAACCTCCACACCGAAGACAGCCAGGGCACCACCCTCATCTACCCCGGCCTCCTCTACCACGCCGAAACCCAGGTCGCCGCCAGGCTCAAACGCCTGCAGGAACGGGCCTTCCCCGCCGAAAGCGGCGATGCGGTCCGGGCGGTGGACGCCTGGGAGGAGCGGGAGGGGATCACCCTCGCCGCCGCCCAGCGCGAAGCGGTTGCCGCCGCCCTCCGCCACGGCGTCCTCGTCCTCACCGGCGGTCCCGGCACCGGCAAAACCGTCACCGTCAAAGGCATCCTCGCCGTCCTCGCCGAACAGGGGTTCAAAATCCTCCTCGGCGCGCCCACCGGCCGGGCCGCCAAGCGCCTTAGCGAAGCCTGCGGCCGCGAAGCCGCCACCATTCACCGCCTCCTCGAAGCTACCGGCGGCCGTGAAGGCGCCCCCCAATTCCTGCGCGACGAGCGCACTCCCCTCGACGCCGACGTCGTCATCATCGACGAAGCCTCCATGATCGACATCACCCTTATGTATTACCTCCTCAGGGCCGTTCCCGAAGGCTGCCGCTTCGTCCTCGTCGGCGACGTCGACCAGCTTCCCGCCGTCGGGCCCGGCTCCGTCCTCAAAGACATCATCCGCTCCGGCACCGTCCCCGTCGTGCGCCTCAGCGAAGTATTCCGCCAGGCCGGCGAAAGCGTCATCGTCGTCAACGCTCACCGCATCAACCGCGGCCTCTTCCCCGACACCCGCTCCAGCGCCGACTTCCAGTTCCGCGAAGTCGCCGACGAAGCGGCCGTAGCCGCCGCCATCGTCCGGCTGTGCGGCGAGGAACTGCCGGCCGCCGGCCTCGACCCCCTCGCCGACGTCCAGGTCCTGTCGCCCATGCACCGCCAGCAGTGCGGCGTCGAAAACCTCAACCGCCTCCTCCAGGCAGCCCTCAATCCCTCTACGCCCGCGCGCCCATCCGTGGGCGGCGGAGCGCTGCGCCTCGGCGACAAAGTCATGCAAACCCGCAACAACTACGGCAAAGGCGTCTTCAACGGCGACATTGGCTACATCGTCGGCGCCGACAGCGGCATCGCCCTCGTCCGTTACCCCGACGGCGACGTCCTCTACGAAAAAGCCGAAATCGACGAACTCATCCTCGCCTACGCCATGAGCGTCCACAAAAGCCAGGGCAGCGAATACCCCGCCGTCGTGATGCCCCTCGTCGCCGGCCACTACATCATGCTCCAGCGCAACCTCCTCTACACCGCCGTCACACGCGCCAAACAGAGCGTCATCCTTCTCGGCACCAAAGCCGCCCTCAACACCGCCCTCGCCAACGACCGCACCCGGCGGCGCTACTCGCTGCTCGCCGAGCGCCTCAGGGGTGAGAGCTTGTGCTGA